TGCTCCAGGTACCGCTCGATCGCGGCCAGCGTCATGCCCTGCCGCTGGAGCTCCTCGATGAGCGCGAGCCGCGCCAGATGCCCGGGCCCGTAGTGCCCGACCCGGCGGGCCCCGATGACGGGCGGCGGCAACAGCCCCCGGGTCCCGTAGAACCGCACGGTCCGCACCGTGACCCCGGCCCGCGCGGCCAGCTCGTCGACCGTGTAGCTCGGCTCGTGCTCCTCGTCGCTCCCGACACCCATCCGAGCCGCCTCGCTTCCCCTGCCGGCGACCCGCCTGTCCGGGCCACTTGAACAGTATTGCTGTCTCACCAGCCGTGTAAAAGGGTGGTGTCACTGTCAGTGGTACCCCGTAGCGTGATCGGCATGAACGGGATCACGTACGTCCAGGGGGACGCGACCGCACCGCTCGGCGAGGGCGTCAGGATCATCGCTCACGTCTGCAACGACGCCGGGGGCTGGGGCAGGGGCTTCGTCATCGCGGTCACGCGCCGCTGGCCCGAGCCGGAGAAGGCCTTCCGGCAATGGCACCGTGATCGGGAGGGGAACGACTTCGGTCTCGGCGCGGCCCAGTTCGTCCGGGTCGAAGCCGAGGTGTGGGTGGCCAACCTGGTGGGCCAGCACGGCATACGCACCGTGCGGAACACGGCTGTGCCCGTGCGGTACGGGGCGATCGACGCCGCGCTCGGGCTGCTCGCCGACAAGGCGGCCGAGCTGGGGGCCTCCGTCCACATGCCGCGGATCGGCTGCGGGCTGGCGGGCGGTACCTGGGACGAGGTCGAGCCCCTGATCGTGTGCAGGCTCGTGGACCGGGGGATACCGGTCACGGTGTACGACTTCGACGCGTAAGGGGCGCGGAGGCGGGCCGTGGCGGGCACCGCGGACGGCGGGGGCTAGAGTCGGCGGCTGTTCGAATCGGGGGAACGGCAACGGGAGAGTCAGATGTACGCGCAACTCAGGGAGACGGCCGTCGAGTTGGCCGGAGTCCTGTGGCGGGAGCACACCGTCTACCGGGAGCGGGGCGGTGGGGTGGTGATCCGGGGCGAGCATGTTCGCCGGTGGATCAGTCTCGCTCCGACCGGAGGCAAGGACAGGGCGCTGCTGCGCGCCGGGCGGATCCTCGACGGGGGGACCACCGCGCCGGCCCGGAGCGAGGTCGTCGTCGACCTGACGGCCGGGACGGCGGAGCTCGCGACGCTCTGCCGGCGTCTGCTCGCCGACGTCGCCGCCATAGCCGAGGCGGACCTGGGGCCGTCCCGCGCGGGACGGCCGGGCCGTGAGGGCAAGGCGGGCAAGGCGGCCAAGCCCGGCAGACCCGGCAGGCCCGGAAAGCAGGCGAAGCCGGGGCGGGCGGCGCGTGCCGCCCGCCCCGGCCGGCCCCGTAAGGAGCGGCACACGAGCCCCGGCTCGTGGTTCGTCCTGCTCTGCGTCGCAGGGGTCCTCGGGGTGTGGCTCTACAGCCTCTTCGGCCGGGCCGGGTACTGAGACCCTCCGGCCGCTCCGGTCAGAACCCGGTGACGGGGTAGTGGTCGGAGAGGTTGGTGTACGTGTACCGCGTGCCCCAGCTGGAGACCGTCCACGGGGCGCTCTCCTCCAGGACCACGTGGTTGGTCCAGCCGGCGGGGCGCGCGTTCCCGGCCCGGTAGAGGACGTAGTCGAGGTCCTCGCGCGGGTCGTCCGGGTAGCGCTCGGAGGCGATCGAGTTCAGCTCGGTGTCGAAGGAGTACGGGTGTCCCGTGCGGGCGTCGGCCCCGACCAGGCCCGCGTCGGCGAGCATCGTGCCGTACTCGGACGTGCGCGAGTCGACGTTCATGTCGCCGGCGACGATCACCTGCTCGTTCGCCGGGATGTTCTTGGCGTCGAGGAACGCGTCCATCGCCTTGAACTGGCGGCTGCGCATCTGCGCCGCCTCGCCCGCCGAGCAGCCCGGGTCGGTGGACTGGGCGTGGGTGCCGACGACGTGCACCCGGCTGCCGTTCACGTCCAGGACGGTGTAGACGAAGCCCTTGTTGGAGTACCAGTCGGCGCCGCAGGCGTCCTTGTAGACGTACTGCTCCTTGCGGACGATCGGCCACTTGCTGAGGATCGTCACCCCGCCGTCCTCGGGCGTGGTCGCGGAGTAGGCGCCGCTCGTGGCGTCCCAGCCGGTCTTGCTGCGGCCCATGACCGGGGTCTGGTGCGGGTACTGCGCGGCGGCGTTCGCCTTGAGCGCGTCGGAGGAGGAGTTGTCGAAGGCCTCCTGGATCACGACGACGTCCTGCCCCTGGAAGAAGCCGGCGGCGGGGATCGCCTTCGCCCGGTGGTCCTGGCCCCAGTTCGGGTACAGCGCCTTGGAGAAGAGGAACGTGTTGTACGTGAGCACCTTCAGGCGCGGTGCCTCGGCGGCCGTGGCGGAGGCGCCGCTCGCGGCCGGGGCGGCCGCCGCAAGGGTGGCGGCGGCGAGCGCGAGCGAGAGGGCGGCGCCGGGGGCGCGACGGAGTGCGGCGAAGGACAAGGGAACTCCCATGAGGGCGTGGGGGGTTGGCCTGGCGCGCACATACAATCAGCCGTAGTTACCTTCCGGTAGCCTTTGGGTGCCGGGAATCTTG
Above is a genomic segment from Streptomyces sp. NBC_00094 containing:
- a CDS encoding macro domain-containing protein — translated: MNGITYVQGDATAPLGEGVRIIAHVCNDAGGWGRGFVIAVTRRWPEPEKAFRQWHRDREGNDFGLGAAQFVRVEAEVWVANLVGQHGIRTVRNTAVPVRYGAIDAALGLLADKAAELGASVHMPRIGCGLAGGTWDEVEPLIVCRLVDRGIPVTVYDFDA
- the sph gene encoding sphingomyelin phosphodiesterase; amino-acid sequence: MGVPLSFAALRRAPGAALSLALAAATLAAAAPAASGASATAAEAPRLKVLTYNTFLFSKALYPNWGQDHRAKAIPAAGFFQGQDVVVIQEAFDNSSSDALKANAAAQYPHQTPVMGRSKTGWDATSGAYSATTPEDGGVTILSKWPIVRKEQYVYKDACGADWYSNKGFVYTVLDVNGSRVHVVGTHAQSTDPGCSAGEAAQMRSRQFKAMDAFLDAKNIPANEQVIVAGDMNVDSRTSEYGTMLADAGLVGADARTGHPYSFDTELNSIASERYPDDPREDLDYVLYRAGNARPAGWTNHVVLEESAPWTVSSWGTRYTYTNLSDHYPVTGF